In Deltaproteobacteria bacterium, the following proteins share a genomic window:
- a CDS encoding electron transfer flavoprotein subunit alpha/FixB family protein: protein MAEGVLVLAEQVDGGLRKIAYEVVSEGSRLADVLGEPLTAVVLGSGVEGIAAELAKHGAEKILAGDDPALADYTTDIYTNVLCDIVKDKDPKILLLGASTQGKDLSARLAARLDAGLAMDCIALKVDGETLIATRPIFGGKVLAEVAIEGTPQMASIRPNVMEIIDAKKTADVESIPVNPGVGKTRVLEKKVEAAAQVDLTEADIVVSGGRGMAGPDFSVLEKLARLLGGAVGASRSAVDEGWRPHSDQVGQTGKVVSPNLYIACGISGAIQHLAGMGSSKYVVAINKDAEAPIFKKADFGIVDDLFKVVPAITAEVEKLKG from the coding sequence ATGGCAGAGGGTGTTTTGGTACTGGCAGAACAGGTTGATGGTGGCTTGAGAAAGATTGCCTATGAGGTCGTCAGTGAAGGCAGCCGGCTGGCTGACGTCCTTGGAGAACCGCTCACAGCAGTAGTTCTGGGTTCCGGCGTGGAGGGAATTGCAGCGGAGCTGGCCAAGCACGGGGCAGAGAAGATCCTGGCAGGAGATGATCCGGCACTGGCTGACTACACTACAGATATCTATACGAACGTACTTTGCGATATTGTGAAGGACAAAGATCCGAAGATCTTGTTACTGGGGGCCTCAACCCAGGGCAAAGATCTCTCCGCACGGCTGGCTGCGCGGCTCGATGCCGGTCTTGCCATGGATTGCATTGCCCTAAAAGTTGACGGAGAAACACTCATCGCCACACGTCCGATCTTTGGGGGCAAGGTTTTGGCCGAGGTTGCCATTGAGGGGACACCACAGATGGCGTCCATACGCCCGAACGTGATGGAAATCATTGATGCGAAAAAGACCGCAGATGTGGAGAGCATTCCGGTCAATCCCGGCGTGGGCAAGACAAGAGTTCTGGAAAAAAAGGTGGAGGCTGCCGCCCAGGTCGATCTAACCGAGGCCGATATCGTTGTCTCAGGCGGACGCGGAATGGCAGGGCCCGACTTCAGTGTTTTGGAAAAACTGGCCCGGCTTCTAGGCGGGGCTGTCGGGGCGTCAAGATCTGCGGTAGATGAAGGCTGGCGACCTCATTCCGATCAGGTAGGACAGACCGGGAAGGTCGTGTCGCCAAACCTCTACATTGCTTGTGGCATCTCAGGTGCTATACAACACCTTGCCGGCATGGGATCATCAAAGTATGTTGTAGCCATCAACAAGGACGCTGAGGCGCCCATCTTCAAGAAGGCTGATTTTGGCATTGTGGATGATCTCTTC
- a CDS encoding electron transfer flavoprotein subunit beta/FixA family protein — translation MEVVVLLKQVPDTETAIQIGEDKTTVKTEDVKWVINPYDEFAVEEALRIRENQGGGRVTILTAGPERAVEAIRTALAMGADEGVLINDPALEGADGLGTAKVLATALKDIPYDIIIAGQRAVDDDGYLVPAAVAEFLDIPQVSMVFKQEISDGNIRCERTVEGGTVVIEAELPALFTTQRGLNEPRYASLPGIMKAKKKPLGKKTLADIGLDSSEVGPAAARCRVRTLSFPPERAPGRIIEGETVEEVAGELVRLLREEAKVI, via the coding sequence GTGGAAGTCGTTGTTTTATTGAAACAAGTTCCTGATACTGAGACTGCGATCCAGATTGGGGAAGACAAAACTACCGTTAAGACAGAGGATGTGAAATGGGTCATTAACCCTTACGATGAATTTGCCGTTGAAGAAGCCCTGAGAATCAGAGAGAACCAAGGGGGGGGCAGAGTCACAATCCTTACTGCAGGACCAGAGAGAGCAGTCGAGGCTATCCGAACCGCCCTTGCCATGGGCGCCGATGAAGGAGTGCTTATCAATGATCCGGCGCTTGAGGGAGCCGACGGCCTAGGAACAGCTAAGGTCCTTGCCACAGCTTTAAAAGACATCCCTTATGACATCATCATAGCAGGCCAGCGCGCAGTGGATGATGATGGTTACCTGGTGCCGGCAGCCGTAGCGGAGTTTCTTGACATCCCTCAGGTGTCCATGGTGTTCAAGCAAGAGATCAGTGACGGAAATATCAGGTGCGAACGAACCGTTGAGGGAGGGACAGTGGTTATTGAGGCTGAATTGCCGGCGCTTTTTACCACTCAAAGAGGTCTCAATGAGCCAAGATATGCCTCCCTTCCGGGGATCATGAAGGCAAAGAAAAAGCCCCTGGGAAAAAAGACACTGGCTGACATCGGTTTAGACTCGAGTGAGGTGGGCCCGGCTGCGGCCAGATGTAGAGTTAGGACGCTCTCGTTCCCGCCGGAGAGGGCCCCAGGCAGGATTATTGAGGGAGAGACTGTTGAGGAAGTGGCCGGTGAACTCGTGAGATTGCTACGAGAAGAGGCGAAAGTCATTTAG
- a CDS encoding J domain-containing protein produces the protein MAETDYYKILGVDRKASEGEVKKAYRKLAMKYHPDRTKGDKLAEETFKKVSEAYAVLSDKEKRKQYDAVGVSGFRQRYSQEDIFSSFNFGDIFREFGFDDSAFGNVFTGGRRCRKASFDFGGDPFTAYTSPQRAPAKGADLVYELPLTLQEVLNGATKTVAQGQVGAHKKIIVKIPKGMVTGKKLRLAGKGQPGAFGGPPGDFYIQAKVVDDPVFKHVGHDLYIDQEIRLTDALLGTRVEIPTLDGKHLNLKIPPRTQHNTKMRLKGFGLPIMKKGLKGDLYARVLVKIPKRLSKKQKALIEELAETGL, from the coding sequence ATGGCAGAAACCGATTATTATAAAATCCTGGGTGTGGACAGGAAGGCAAGCGAGGGTGAGGTCAAGAAGGCCTATCGCAAACTGGCCATGAAGTATCATCCTGACCGCACTAAAGGGGATAAGTTGGCTGAGGAAACGTTCAAGAAGGTCAGTGAGGCGTATGCAGTACTGAGTGACAAGGAAAAACGCAAGCAATATGACGCCGTTGGCGTTTCCGGCTTTCGCCAGCGATATTCCCAGGAAGACATTTTCAGTAGCTTCAATTTTGGAGACATTTTCAGGGAATTCGGCTTTGACGATAGCGCTTTTGGGAATGTATTCACGGGTGGGAGGCGATGTCGGAAGGCCAGCTTTGACTTTGGCGGAGATCCGTTTACGGCCTACACATCACCGCAGAGGGCCCCGGCAAAAGGGGCCGATCTGGTATACGAACTGCCTTTGACCCTCCAAGAAGTACTCAATGGCGCTACCAAAACTGTAGCTCAGGGGCAAGTTGGAGCACATAAAAAAATCATCGTAAAGATCCCCAAGGGGATGGTGACGGGGAAGAAACTGCGTTTGGCCGGCAAGGGGCAGCCTGGGGCCTTTGGTGGACCGCCGGGAGATTTCTACATCCAGGCCAAGGTGGTGGATGACCCAGTCTTCAAACATGTGGGCCACGACCTTTATATCGATCAAGAGATAAGGCTGACCGATGCATTGTTGGGGACAAGAGTTGAGATTCCAACTCTTGACGGAAAGCACCTTAATCTAAAAATACCTCCACGTACTCAACACAACACCAAGATGCGTCTGAAGGGATTCGGCCTCCCTATAATGAAAAAGGGGCTAAAGGGGGATCTTTATGCCCGGGTCTTGGTCAAGATTCCCAAACGTTTGAGCAAGAAACAGAAGGCTTTGATCGAGGAGTTGGCAGAGACCGGGCTTTGA
- the hpt gene encoding hypoxanthine phosphoribosyltransferase yields the protein MPPELIPVLSKAEIEKKTKILANRISEDYDGKEVVLIGILKGAFIFLADLVRELTIPVQIDFARLASYGSDTSSSGQIRITKEIETDIRGRHVIVVEDIVDSGLTIAYILDYLKQFHPESVKVCALIDKVERREVQIPIDYAGYVVDAGFLVGYGLDFDEKYRNLPEIYHLIL from the coding sequence ATGCCGCCAGAATTGATTCCAGTCCTGTCCAAGGCTGAAATCGAGAAAAAGACCAAAATCCTCGCAAATCGCATTTCCGAAGATTATGATGGAAAGGAAGTTGTACTCATCGGCATCCTTAAAGGCGCTTTCATCTTCCTGGCCGATTTGGTCCGTGAGCTTACCATCCCTGTTCAGATAGACTTTGCCCGTTTGGCCAGTTACGGCTCCGACACATCATCTTCCGGGCAAATCCGAATAACAAAGGAAATTGAAACGGACATAAGGGGTCGACATGTCATCGTGGTTGAGGACATAGTGGATTCTGGCCTGACTATTGCATACATTTTGGACTATCTCAAGCAATTCCATCCCGAGTCTGTCAAGGTTTGTGCCCTTATTGATAAGGTTGAACGTCGGGAGGTGCAAATTCCGATTGACTATGCAGGGTATGTGGTGGATGCTGGATTTTTGGTGGGATACGGGCTGGATTTTGATGAGAAATATCGCAATCTGCCGGAAATCTACCATTTGATACTGTGA
- a CDS encoding zinc-ribbon domain-containing protein, with amino-acid sequence MVITCENCESKFRLDESLVKESGSKVRCSNCQHIFTAYKTSAAEEISPTLDLQEEDPAQPDESSEEPLDFDLFGSEEGQDEEGFSLEDFGFEEESAEQKASEEISVSEEEITAGDLGFEEAPEPTPEPVSEEKGEQEIDLDGLSLEEGTPSEGVPPVAEQAEEEKIKAGEEISFEDFSLEEEPVAEGVPEPTEELTLEDEPEEEISFEDLSVEEVEVEEELTEEGPAEEETAEIPKDAGVPLPEGLPIASVEEGEETEEGIQDEIPPPPIVEQLPEKRRISMPFMVMLIIVLVGGGAYAAYTILKSQNIEIPFLESLAGAGKSETIDLGNMHISLLENLIAGEFVESKSAGRLFVVKGKIRSNYPETRNFIRLKGVIYLKDGKIAQDRIVYCGNVLSDTDLQSLDRQTINKRLGNRFGQNKLNFRVPNGKVLPFMVVFFDLPEELGEFSVEVVGSIPA; translated from the coding sequence ATGGTCATAACCTGTGAAAATTGTGAGTCCAAGTTTAGGCTGGACGAAAGCCTTGTCAAGGAATCAGGTTCCAAAGTCAGATGCTCCAACTGTCAGCACATATTCACGGCCTACAAGACTTCCGCGGCCGAGGAGATCAGCCCAACTCTTGACCTCCAAGAGGAAGATCCAGCGCAACCCGATGAATCCTCTGAAGAGCCCCTTGATTTTGATCTGTTTGGGTCAGAAGAGGGACAGGATGAAGAGGGGTTCTCGCTCGAGGATTTCGGGTTCGAAGAAGAGTCCGCAGAACAAAAGGCTTCTGAAGAAATATCTGTAAGTGAGGAGGAGATCACTGCGGGAGATCTTGGTTTTGAGGAAGCGCCTGAACCAACGCCAGAGCCGGTTTCTGAGGAAAAAGGGGAGCAGGAGATCGATCTTGATGGCCTTAGCCTGGAAGAAGGAACTCCATCTGAAGGCGTTCCTCCGGTAGCAGAACAGGCTGAAGAAGAAAAGATCAAAGCCGGAGAGGAGATCTCTTTTGAAGATTTCAGTCTGGAGGAAGAACCTGTTGCCGAAGGAGTACCGGAACCGACCGAAGAATTGACTCTGGAGGATGAGCCTGAAGAAGAAATTTCCTTTGAAGACCTGAGTGTGGAGGAAGTCGAGGTCGAAGAGGAGCTTACTGAAGAGGGGCCTGCCGAGGAAGAGACAGCAGAGATACCGAAAGATGCCGGCGTGCCGTTGCCTGAAGGTTTGCCTATTGCTTCCGTGGAGGAAGGCGAAGAGACGGAAGAAGGTATTCAAGATGAAATTCCGCCTCCACCAATAGTTGAACAGCTCCCGGAGAAAAGACGTATCAGCATGCCCTTTATGGTGATGTTGATCATTGTCCTCGTAGGAGGGGGGGCTTATGCTGCATACACGATTTTAAAGAGCCAGAATATAGAAATACCTTTTCTGGAATCTTTGGCAGGCGCCGGCAAATCCGAGACGATTGATCTTGGAAACATGCATATAAGCTTGCTTGAGAATCTGATTGCCGGTGAATTCGTTGAGAGCAAATCGGCTGGACGCCTTTTCGTGGTCAAGGGTAAGATTAGAAGTAATTATCCTGAAACACGCAACTTCATAAGGTTGAAAGGTGTCATCTACTTGAAGGACGGCAAGATAGCGCAAGATCGTATTGTTTATTGCGGCAACGTCTTATCGGATACTGACTTGCAAAGCCTGGACAGACAGACCATCAACAAGAGATTGGGTAACAGATTCGGTCAGAACAAGTTGAACTTCAGGGTGCCTAATGGCAAAGTCCTTCCCTTCATGGTTGTATTTTTTGATTTGCCTGAAGAGTTAGGTGAGTTCAGCGTGGAGGTAGTAGGTTCTATTCCGGCATAA
- a CDS encoding potassium channel protein yields the protein MNRTSHLMIGILLLVLMLLGGTFGYMLIEGWPLIDSLYMTVITLATVGYGEVQEVSIPGRIFTMVLIFLGVGFVFYFAGSMIQFMMEGRIREIMGRRKLGKDIRAQKDHYIVCGYGRVGRSICDELVTSKHIGVIVIERDLARIAKLEDRKILHVPGEATDEENLIKAGVERARGLVAALKTDSDNVYVILAARQLNPDLFIIARAGERKSEKTLIAGGADKVVSPYVMGGHRIAQMIARPTVTDFLELTLMDKSRDIQMEEIPVHPSSKLINVALQDSGIRTDFNLIIVAIGKPGGEMLFNPSSESKLQGGDTVVAIGEKKNLEGLEHVLNSR from the coding sequence TTGAACCGTACATCCCACCTTATGATTGGCATTTTGCTTTTAGTTCTGATGCTTTTGGGCGGCACCTTCGGATACATGTTGATAGAAGGCTGGCCACTCATCGACTCCCTTTACATGACAGTAATCACCCTGGCCACCGTGGGATACGGCGAAGTTCAAGAGGTTTCTATACCGGGACGGATCTTCACAATGGTCCTGATTTTTCTGGGAGTGGGTTTTGTCTTCTATTTTGCGGGCAGCATGATTCAGTTCATGATGGAGGGTCGTATCAGGGAGATTATGGGGAGGCGAAAATTGGGAAAAGATATTCGAGCACAAAAGGATCACTACATTGTTTGCGGCTACGGTCGTGTTGGAAGAAGTATCTGCGATGAGCTTGTTACTTCAAAACATATTGGCGTCATTGTTATAGAGCGAGACCTTGCTAGAATTGCAAAACTCGAGGATCGTAAGATACTCCATGTGCCTGGTGAGGCGACTGATGAAGAGAATCTCATCAAGGCGGGAGTCGAAAGGGCACGGGGACTGGTGGCCGCACTGAAAACTGACAGCGACAATGTTTATGTTATCCTGGCTGCCAGACAGCTCAATCCGGATCTTTTCATCATAGCGCGGGCCGGGGAGAGAAAATCAGAAAAGACGTTGATCGCGGGCGGCGCCGACAAAGTGGTCTCCCCCTATGTCATGGGCGGCCACCGAATTGCCCAAATGATAGCCCGCCCAACAGTCACCGACTTCCTGGAACTCACCCTGATGGACAAGAGTCGCGACATTCAGATGGAAGAGATACCGGTACACCCCTCGTCAAAATTGATCAACGTGGCTTTGCAAGACTCAGGGATCCGCACGGACTTCAATCTGATCATTGTGGCCATCGGGAAGCCTGGAGGGGAGATGTTATTTAACCCCTCCTCTGAGAGCAAACTCCAGGGCGGCGACACAGTAGTGGCAATTGGGGAGAAAAAGAATCTGGAAGGCCTTGAGCACGTATTGAATTCGAGGTAA
- a CDS encoding 5-formyltetrahydrofolate cyclo-ligase yields MQDLKEKKSEIRRNTLAQRDALSEEKRHEKSKAIMEHLFDFANFLEAKTVLFFMNSTSEVVTEAMIRKAWEYEKLVALPRVDKKEKKIVPFRIDDLDLDLRPGYRKIREPVPKRCKPIPVEHIDLAIIPGIAFDERGGRIGHGTGLYDKFIPTLDVTTRKVALAFECQIVPQIPMEPHDRYIDIIITEKRMIYKI; encoded by the coding sequence ATGCAGGATTTAAAGGAAAAGAAGTCTGAAATTAGGCGTAATACCCTCGCACAACGCGATGCCCTATCAGAAGAAAAGCGTCATGAAAAAAGTAAGGCAATCATGGAACATCTCTTTGATTTTGCCAATTTTCTTGAAGCTAAAACCGTTCTCTTCTTCATGAACTCCACTAGCGAAGTGGTCACCGAGGCCATGATCCGCAAGGCATGGGAGTACGAAAAGCTCGTTGCCCTGCCTCGGGTTGACAAGAAAGAAAAAAAGATCGTCCCGTTCAGAATTGACGACCTTGATCTGGATCTTCGGCCCGGTTATCGAAAAATCCGGGAACCCGTTCCGAAACGGTGCAAGCCGATCCCTGTTGAGCATATCGACCTTGCGATCATCCCGGGCATTGCCTTTGATGAACGCGGAGGCCGCATTGGCCACGGTACGGGGCTCTACGACAAATTCATTCCGACCCTTGATGTGACGACTCGAAAAGTGGCACTCGCCTTTGAATGTCAGATCGTACCCCAAATTCCCATGGAGCCACACGACCGGTATATCGACATCATTATTACCGAAAAGCGCATGATCTACAAAATTTGA
- the serS gene encoding serine--tRNA ligase, translating into MLEIKFVRQNLELVQESLRKRGQAYSLGGFLDCDSKRRAILLEVEELKRQRNRASERIGRIKRDGQDPSDLMVEMKAVSQKIKGLDEELSQHEQTLRSVLMGLPNLAHASVPVGKDSEDNPIVRKVGEIPSFGFEPLPHWELGENLGILDFERAAKITGARFALYIGQGARLERALINFMLDIQTKEHGYLEVLPPFMTNSISATATGQLPKFEEDLFKLEGWDYYLVPTAEVPVTNIHQGEILDERELPKLYTAYTPCFRSEAGSYGKDTRGLIRQHQFNKVELVKFTTPETSYEELERLLQDAETILKRLEIPYQVVELCTGDLGFSAAKTYDIEAWVPGQQKYREISSCSNFEDFQARRGKIRFRRKGKKGTELVHTLNGSGLAVGRTVVAILENCQQEDGSVIIPEALRPYMDGVERISN; encoded by the coding sequence ATGCTCGAAATCAAATTTGTTCGACAGAACCTGGAGTTGGTTCAGGAATCGTTGCGCAAGCGGGGACAAGCTTACAGCCTTGGCGGTTTTCTTGATTGTGATTCAAAACGCAGGGCCATCCTGCTTGAGGTTGAGGAGCTTAAGCGTCAGCGCAACAGAGCCTCTGAACGTATTGGACGAATAAAAAGGGATGGCCAAGATCCCTCGGACCTGATGGTCGAAATGAAGGCCGTCTCACAGAAGATAAAGGGGCTGGACGAAGAACTTTCGCAACACGAACAGACCTTGCGCTCTGTCCTGATGGGTCTTCCCAACCTTGCCCATGCCTCCGTCCCCGTGGGCAAAGACAGCGAAGACAACCCAATCGTGAGGAAAGTAGGCGAGATCCCTTCATTTGGCTTTGAACCACTCCCGCACTGGGAACTTGGAGAAAATCTCGGGATTCTCGATTTTGAGCGTGCAGCCAAGATCACGGGGGCACGTTTTGCGTTGTATATAGGTCAGGGGGCAAGGCTTGAGCGAGCCTTGATCAACTTCATGCTGGATATCCAGACCAAGGAACACGGGTATCTGGAAGTGCTTCCGCCCTTCATGACCAACAGCATCAGCGCCACTGCCACAGGGCAGTTGCCTAAGTTTGAAGAGGATCTGTTCAAATTGGAGGGCTGGGATTATTACCTGGTGCCTACTGCAGAGGTTCCTGTCACAAACATACATCAGGGCGAAATCCTTGATGAGAGAGAACTCCCCAAGCTATACACTGCCTATACACCCTGTTTTCGGTCCGAGGCCGGATCGTATGGCAAGGATACAAGGGGACTCATACGACAGCACCAGTTCAATAAGGTGGAGCTCGTAAAATTTACCACGCCGGAGACCTCCTATGAAGAACTGGAAAGGCTTCTGCAAGACGCTGAGACTATCCTTAAGCGACTTGAGATCCCTTATCAGGTAGTTGAGCTGTGCACAGGTGATCTGGGGTTTTCTGCTGCCAAAACCTATGACATTGAGGCATGGGTTCCCGGACAACAGAAATATCGTGAGATATCATCGTGCAGCAATTTCGAAGACTTCCAGGCCAGACGAGGCAAGATCCGCTTCAGGAGAAAAGGGAAGAAAGGCACAGAACTGGTCCATACTCTGAACGGATCAGGGCTTGCCGTTGGCCGCACGGTTGTCGCCATACTGGAGAACTGCCAGCAGGAAGACGGCTCTGTCATTATTCCCGAAGCCCTCAGGCCCTATATGGATGGAGTGGAGAGGATTAGTAATTAG
- the thrC gene encoding threonine synthase: MKIQNFPEHIQQYLIPKSSGRVVYRCLGCEGEYDITQLLYTCPACGSVLLLADLSFDRLKKIPTDMWHQIFDYRRMLNVPSVQGIYRYHEFIGPVIPLDAVIYLGEGHTPMVEANSYLQNLVGVRFCFKNDGQNPSASFKDRGMASALSYINFLVQSGRLSDILAICASTGDTSASAALYGAYLQPEVKSAVLLPHKKVTPQQLAQPLGSGATVFEIPGVFDDCMKVVEALSEQYNVALLNSKNAWRIWGQESFSYEISQGFDYDMNHKVIVLPIGNAGNITAVMSGFLKFFEVGIIDSLPKIIGVQSTHANPVYRYYLEPDPEKREFVPVKVRPSVAQAAMIGNPVSMPRVIQLVKTYNERAGSQAIFFAEVEEQAIIDWELTANRNGHIACTQGGESLAGLVEARQRGIVSKDDTVVLDATAHALKFAGFQEMYFENRFPPEFEIIPKASLQNAPRLVQPKDLEKVPTAEKPLEGEDFERFVQQTAKAVAQELGLRHRTKMR, from the coding sequence ATGAAAATACAAAACTTTCCTGAACATATTCAGCAATACCTAATCCCTAAGTCAAGCGGCCGCGTTGTTTATCGATGTCTGGGGTGTGAAGGAGAATACGACATCACTCAACTCCTCTACACGTGCCCTGCGTGCGGCAGCGTGCTTCTCCTTGCAGACCTTAGCTTTGACCGGTTAAAGAAGATCCCAACGGACATGTGGCATCAGATTTTTGACTATCGGAGGATGCTAAATGTCCCGTCCGTGCAGGGGATCTATCGTTACCATGAGTTCATCGGTCCTGTAATCCCCCTTGACGCGGTCATCTACCTGGGTGAGGGGCATACGCCCATGGTTGAGGCCAATTCATATTTGCAGAACCTGGTGGGTGTACGGTTTTGTTTTAAGAATGATGGCCAGAACCCCAGCGCCTCATTCAAGGATAGGGGCATGGCCAGCGCCTTGAGTTATATCAACTTTTTGGTACAGTCCGGAAGGCTTTCCGACATCCTGGCTATATGCGCCTCCACAGGGGACACGTCGGCCTCTGCGGCCCTTTACGGGGCCTATCTTCAGCCCGAAGTCAAATCCGCTGTCCTTCTTCCCCATAAGAAGGTGACGCCGCAGCAGCTGGCACAACCCCTTGGAAGTGGCGCCACGGTCTTTGAAATCCCAGGCGTTTTTGATGATTGTATGAAGGTGGTGGAAGCCCTTTCTGAACAATATAACGTGGCCCTGCTGAACTCGAAAAACGCATGGCGCATATGGGGTCAGGAATCGTTTTCCTATGAAATTTCACAGGGCTTTGACTATGATATGAACCACAAGGTAATTGTGCTCCCAATTGGAAATGCCGGGAACATAACCGCCGTCATGAGTGGTTTCTTGAAGTTTTTTGAAGTCGGGATCATTGACTCCCTGCCAAAGATCATTGGAGTACAATCGACCCATGCCAATCCCGTGTACAGGTATTATTTGGAGCCGGACCCGGAAAAGCGCGAGTTTGTTCCGGTCAAGGTTCGTCCCAGTGTTGCTCAGGCAGCCATGATCGGAAATCCCGTGTCCATGCCACGTGTGATCCAACTGGTCAAAACCTACAATGAAAGGGCGGGAAGCCAGGCCATATTCTTTGCGGAAGTGGAAGAACAGGCAATCATAGACTGGGAGCTAACGGCCAACCGCAACGGACATATTGCCTGCACTCAGGGTGGTGAATCGTTGGCCGGGCTTGTTGAAGCGAGACAGCGTGGAATTGTGAGCAAAGATGATACTGTGGTGCTCGATGCCACGGCCCATGCCCTGAAGTTTGCCGGTTTTCAAGAGATGTATTTTGAAAACCGATTTCCCCCGGAATTTGAGATTATTCCTAAGGCGTCCCTGCAAAACGCCCCTCGGTTGGTTCAACCCAAAGACCTTGAGAAGGTCCCCACTGCCGAAAAACCCCTTGAAGGTGAGGACTTTGAACGTTTTGTCCAACAAACTGCCAAAGCCGTTGCGCAAGAGCTGGGATTAAGGCATCGGACCAAAATGCGGTGA
- a CDS encoding GspH/FimT family protein: protein MTQAISSKKQAKGFTTIEIVVVAAVVGVVAAIAIPNMIGQMARYRLKGAARQVMGDLMWARMQAVSQKNEFKVFFINDHEYKILDDDDNDGKADGGEWTEIKDIRREYHDVSISFTTNPIFFPRGSASTGTITLINDSGSKKVKIHLTGRVKMA, encoded by the coding sequence ATGACACAGGCTATCTCTTCGAAAAAACAGGCAAAGGGATTCACGACTATCGAGATCGTTGTCGTTGCCGCCGTGGTTGGCGTCGTGGCTGCCATTGCGATTCCCAACATGATTGGTCAGATGGCAAGATACCGCTTGAAAGGGGCAGCACGTCAGGTAATGGGCGATTTGATGTGGGCAAGGATGCAGGCTGTGAGCCAGAAAAACGAATTCAAGGTTTTCTTCATCAACGATCATGAATATAAGATATTAGACGATGATGACAATGACGGCAAGGCCGATGGCGGTGAGTGGACTGAGATAAAGGATATCCGGCGTGAATATCACGATGTGAGTATCAGCTTTACGACTAATCCTATTTTTTTCCCGAGGGGCAGCGCATCCACAGGCACTATTACGCTGATAAATGACAGCGGTTCCAAGAAGGTGAAGATTCATCTTACTGGCCGAGTAAAGATGGCTTAA
- a CDS encoding prepilin-type N-terminal cleavage/methylation domain-containing protein, which yields MKNLHNNNGFTFLEILIAMLVLCIGFAAMAGVTAGVMRGNSFSQRLTTAATLAQERMEEVRRVGYSGTSSADTTTMEDYNSIAHYPLFKRVVTTDTTNSADGMKTVTVTVYWGSDAHSVSLKTIVAE from the coding sequence ATGAAAAACCTGCATAACAATAACGGCTTTACTTTCTTAGAGATCTTGATCGCCATGCTTGTTCTGTGCATTGGGTTCGCGGCTATGGCGGGTGTTACGGCAGGTGTAATGCGTGGCAATTCATTCAGCCAGAGGCTGACCACGGCGGCAACGCTGGCTCAGGAGCGGATGGAGGAGGTCAGGAGGGTAGGTTATTCCGGTACGTCCTCCGCTGATACAACCACCATGGAGGATTACAACTCAATTGCGCATTATCCATTGTTCAAAAGGGTTGTAACCACGGATACAACGAATTCCGCCGACGGCATGAAAACGGTGACAGTCACGGTGTATTGGGGTTCTGACGCCCATTCAGTGTCTTTGAAAACGATTGTTGCGGAGTGA
- a CDS encoding prepilin-type N-terminal cleavage/methylation domain-containing protein, whose translation MKDCHVENGERGFTFTELLIAMAIGCVLLGAVIGTFILQGKSYDAQEQITEMVQTTRAAMDMISREVRMAGYDPTGAGFDGIPHDASRLQIVADLRGAKTSDPADGDTDDPNENIMYSYDSKSFQIDRNTGGGGQPFAENIETFTFDYLDGDGNLTTTTANIRQIRVTITARTAKPDPGYSANGGYRTYTLTSLITPMNLVCR comes from the coding sequence ATGAAGGACTGTCATGTTGAAAATGGAGAGCGCGGCTTTACATTCACAGAATTACTGATTGCAATGGCAATAGGCTGCGTTCTTCTGGGCGCGGTAATCGGCACTTTCATTCTGCAGGGCAAATCGTATGACGCCCAGGAACAAATAACTGAGATGGTGCAGACTACAAGGGCTGCAATGGACATGATAAGTCGTGAGGTCAGGATGGCAGGATATGATCCGACAGGCGCAGGTTTCGATGGTATTCCGCATGATGCCTCACGACTTCAGATAGTAGCTGACCTGAGGGGAGCAAAGACGAGCGACCCGGCCGATGGAGACACTGACGACCCAAATGAGAATATCATGTATTCATATGACTCCAAGAGCTTTCAGATCGACAGGAATACAGGGGGAGGGGGCCAACCATTTGCAGAGAATATTGAAACGTTTACATTTGATTATTTGGATGGAGATGGCAATTTAACCACCACAACGGCTAATATCCGGCAAATAAGGGTTACAATCACAGCCAGGACTGCCAAGCCCGATCCTGGTTATTCTGCCAATGGTGGTTACAGGACATACACGTTGACTTCCTTGATAACCCCAATGAATCTTGTATGTCGGTAG